One Candidatus Binatia bacterium genomic region harbors:
- a CDS encoding 1-acyl-sn-glycerol-3-phosphate acyltransferase, with product MRGYLDWVVTIAYMPVFAGILIAYDIALRAASLLGIAAVERVAVSLQQALVRSYSLLGVSLHAEISSAIEPDESYIFVSNHQSMFDIPLFAWFFPGNNGKYITKKQLGQWIPGVSTNLKLGPHRPMSSHAASIIPGS from the coding sequence GTGAGAGGCTACCTCGACTGGGTCGTCACCATTGCCTATATGCCGGTCTTCGCCGGGATTCTGATCGCCTACGATATCGCTTTGCGGGCAGCCTCTCTTCTCGGCATCGCCGCCGTCGAGCGAGTCGCGGTATCCCTGCAGCAAGCTCTGGTGCGAAGTTATTCCCTGCTGGGAGTGTCTCTGCACGCCGAGATCTCGTCAGCCATCGAGCCCGACGAATCTTATATCTTCGTCTCCAATCACCAGAGCATGTTCGACATCCCGCTTTTCGCCTGGTTCTTCCCCGGCAATAATGGAAAGTACATCACCAAGAAGCAGCTGGGGCAGTGGATCCCCGGCGTCTCGACGAATCTCAAGCTCGGGCCCCACAGGCCAATGTCGTCCCATGCTGCCTCGATAATTCCTGGCAGCTGA
- a CDS encoding DUF2849 domain-containing protein: MSATNHSCFVITGSLTLEGSVAYLDSDGKWSETLDKAATFSDSETAEDRLAEVRKAESIITEPYIFPAEMNGPRLTPLSTREKLRAEGPSTRLRRPDGSGAL, encoded by the coding sequence ATGTCTGCCACCAACCACTCGTGCTTTGTGATCACGGGAAGCCTGACCCTCGAGGGCAGCGTCGCCTATCTCGATTCTGACGGTAAGTGGTCGGAAACACTGGATAAAGCGGCGACTTTCTCGGATTCTGAGACCGCCGAAGACCGTCTCGCAGAGGTCCGTAAAGCCGAATCCATCATCACCGAGCCCTATATTTTCCCCGCCGAAATGAACGGTCCACGGCTGACACCGCTCTCGACTCGTGAGAAACTGCGCGCCGAGGGGCCAAGTACGCGCCTCCGGCGCCCCGATGGTTCCGGAGCCCTTTAA
- a CDS encoding thioredoxin family protein, which yields MISVPELPRGLVAFVKKDCPTCLVIEPVLQRLAREGGVTIYCQDDPEFPAGLPVEADLQLDTSYREQIEIVPTLLRVGEGGVEQRLEGWHAGEWRELTGIKDLGEGLPDWRPGCGSLSVDPNREPELRARHGASGLQARRIEFAEAEDEFEAMMSRGISDGLPVVPPTESRVLAMLAGTSRNPQEVVAQVPPDLAPCTVEKVAINAVMAGCLPEYLPVVLAAVEAVCTDAFNMHGVLATTMPVGPVFVVNGEIARRIGMNAGKNVFGQGNRANLTIGRAVQLVVRNVGGGRPGEIDRATFGQPGKLSFCFAELEEDSPFGTLAESFGVPAGRDAVTAFCGEAPRSIVDQLARDPDSLVASYAACIRAMHHPKLVMGFDAMLAIGPEHGRVFREAGWDRARLLGALEQALVVPGVELMRGAGGMAEGFPIPAEKAAGMALPKLRPGGLHLVYCGGGAGLFAAVIGGWLSGPAGSVPVVKEICP from the coding sequence GTGATCTCTGTACCTGAACTTCCCCGTGGCTTGGTCGCTTTTGTCAAAAAAGACTGCCCGACCTGTCTTGTGATCGAGCCTGTCCTGCAGCGCCTCGCCCGAGAGGGTGGCGTGACTATTTATTGTCAGGATGATCCGGAGTTTCCCGCGGGTTTGCCTGTCGAAGCTGATTTGCAACTCGACACCTCCTACCGGGAGCAGATCGAGATCGTGCCCACCTTGCTGCGGGTCGGAGAGGGTGGTGTCGAGCAGCGACTCGAGGGCTGGCATGCCGGCGAGTGGCGCGAGCTGACCGGGATCAAGGATCTTGGCGAGGGGCTTCCCGATTGGCGCCCCGGCTGTGGTTCCCTGAGCGTGGATCCGAATCGTGAACCGGAGTTAAGGGCGCGTCACGGGGCCTCCGGTTTGCAGGCTCGGCGGATTGAATTCGCGGAAGCTGAGGATGAATTCGAGGCGATGATGTCTCGAGGGATCAGCGACGGTTTGCCGGTCGTGCCGCCGACCGAGTCCCGTGTCCTTGCGATGTTGGCGGGGACCAGCAGGAACCCTCAGGAGGTGGTCGCTCAAGTACCTCCGGATCTCGCGCCGTGCACGGTGGAAAAAGTCGCGATCAATGCGGTGATGGCAGGATGCCTGCCGGAGTATCTGCCGGTGGTTCTCGCGGCGGTCGAGGCGGTTTGTACGGATGCCTTCAACATGCACGGCGTACTGGCCACGACCATGCCGGTTGGTCCGGTATTTGTGGTCAACGGCGAAATCGCCCGGCGCATCGGGATGAACGCGGGCAAGAATGTCTTCGGTCAGGGAAACCGGGCCAATCTCACCATCGGTCGGGCCGTGCAGTTGGTCGTCCGGAATGTCGGCGGCGGGCGCCCGGGGGAGATCGACCGGGCGACATTCGGGCAACCCGGAAAACTCTCGTTCTGTTTTGCCGAATTGGAGGAGGATTCCCCCTTTGGCACGTTGGCCGAGAGCTTCGGCGTCCCGGCCGGTCGCGACGCGGTGACCGCTTTTTGCGGGGAGGCTCCCCGCAGTATTGTCGACCAACTTGCGCGCGACCCCGATTCGCTGGTTGCGAGCTATGCCGCCTGTATCCGTGCGATGCACCATCCCAAACTGGTCATGGGGTTCGATGCGATGCTGGCGATCGGGCCGGAGCATGGTCGGGTCTTTCGCGAGGCTGGCTGGGATCGGGCACGGTTGCTCGGCGCTTTGGAGCAAGCTCTGGTGGTCCCGGGCGTGGAGTTGATGCGCGGTGCCGGAGGCATGGCGGAAGGTTTCCCGATTCCTGCAGAGAAAGCGGCGGGGATGGCGCTGCCGAAGCTTCGCCCCGGTGGCCTCCATCTAGTTTATTGTGGTGGCGGCGCCGGTTTGTTTGCGGCGGTGATCGGGGGGTGGTTGTCTGGTCCTGCAGGTAGTGTCCCGGTGGTGAAGGAGATTTGTCCTTGA
- a CDS encoding nitrite/sulfite reductase — MYKYSEYDSTLVRERAQQFRDQVSRRLSGELTEDEFKPLRLQNGLYLQLHAYMLRVAIPYGLLAAQQMRKLAHIARTYDRGYGHFTTRQNIQFNWPELEQVPTILDELAEVEMHAIQTSGNCIRNTTTDHLAGVARDELADPRPYCEMVRQWSTFHPEFAFLPRKFKIAFTGSADSDRAAIRLHDIGIQLVENEDGELGFRVFVGGGMGRTPKVGKLVREFLPRQHLISYLEAILRVYNQLGRRDNIYKARIKILVDALGVPEFSALVEKEWEEIRESSLQVTDAEVERMQAFFAPPAYETLPDSDAAVAGMQAEDTPLGQWARNNVVSHKQSGYSAVVLSLKSYASPSGDLSDKQMEAVADLSEQYGFGEIIVTHTQDLVLPDVRSDALEALFTALVDLDIATPNHNRLTDLICCPGLDFCNLANARSIPVAQEIRQRFDDIDYLDDLGEMSLKISGCINACGHHHVGTIGILGIDKRGEEAYQLMLGGSAGHDASLGKVLGQAFSREEIVPALEKALKTYVKLRESPEETFIETFRRLGDKPFREGVYGA; from the coding sequence ATGTACAAATACTCCGAATACGACAGCACTCTGGTGCGCGAGCGAGCCCAGCAGTTTCGGGACCAGGTTTCCCGAAGACTTTCGGGCGAATTGACCGAAGACGAATTCAAACCGCTCCGCCTGCAAAATGGGCTCTACCTGCAGTTGCATGCCTATATGCTGCGGGTCGCGATTCCTTACGGGCTTCTGGCCGCCCAACAAATGCGCAAGCTCGCCCATATCGCGCGAACCTATGACCGCGGCTACGGGCACTTCACGACACGCCAGAATATCCAATTCAACTGGCCCGAACTGGAACAGGTTCCGACCATTCTCGACGAACTGGCCGAAGTCGAAATGCACGCCATCCAGACGTCGGGTAATTGCATTCGCAACACCACCACAGACCATCTCGCCGGTGTGGCCCGCGACGAACTCGCCGACCCACGACCTTATTGCGAAATGGTTCGCCAATGGTCGACTTTCCACCCCGAATTCGCGTTCCTGCCCCGCAAATTCAAGATCGCCTTCACCGGCTCGGCAGACAGCGATCGCGCCGCGATCCGACTGCACGATATCGGCATCCAACTCGTCGAGAACGAAGACGGCGAATTAGGGTTCCGGGTGTTTGTCGGCGGCGGGATGGGTCGAACGCCCAAGGTCGGAAAGCTCGTGCGTGAATTCTTGCCGCGCCAGCACCTCATCTCGTACCTCGAAGCCATTTTGCGCGTCTACAACCAACTGGGTCGTCGCGATAATATCTATAAAGCGCGCATCAAGATCCTCGTCGATGCCCTCGGCGTCCCCGAGTTCAGCGCCCTGGTCGAAAAGGAGTGGGAAGAAATTCGAGAGTCCTCCCTGCAGGTGACCGATGCCGAGGTCGAGCGAATGCAGGCATTTTTCGCGCCGCCGGCCTACGAAACTCTGCCCGATTCCGATGCGGCGGTGGCGGGCATGCAGGCGGAAGATACGCCTCTGGGGCAGTGGGCGCGGAACAACGTCGTCTCCCATAAGCAGAGCGGCTACAGCGCAGTTGTGCTCTCCCTGAAGTCCTACGCGTCGCCTTCCGGAGATCTCAGCGACAAGCAGATGGAAGCCGTTGCCGACCTCTCGGAGCAATATGGCTTTGGCGAAATTATCGTCACCCATACTCAGGATCTCGTTCTGCCCGACGTTCGCAGCGATGCGCTCGAAGCTCTTTTCACAGCTCTTGTCGATCTGGATATTGCGACGCCGAATCACAACCGCCTGACGGATCTCATCTGCTGCCCCGGACTCGATTTCTGCAACCTGGCCAATGCTCGTTCCATCCCGGTGGCTCAGGAAATCCGACAACGCTTCGATGACATCGATTATCTTGATGATCTGGGCGAAATGAGCCTCAAGATCTCCGGCTGCATCAATGCCTGCGGACATCACCACGTCGGAACCATCGGTATTCTCGGGATCGACAAGCGCGGCGAAGAGGCCTACCAGCTGATGCTGGGCGGTTCCGCCGGCCACGATGCCTCCCTGGGCAAGGTTCTCGGACAGGCCTTCTCCCGCGAGGAAATCGTTCCGGCGCTGGAAAAAGCTCTCAAAACCTATGTAAAGCTTCGAGAGTCTCCTGAAGAAACCTTCATCGAGACCTTCCGTCGACTGGGCGACAAGCCTTTTCGGGAAGGCGTCTACGGGGCCTAG
- a CDS encoding MFS transporter, which yields MPRRQPFPIFMVAASLYFASVGLQGVIFSALVVFELKADPLWVGTAQSALMLPSVFFVLIGGHVADLVDRRKLLAILCLLAGIAALSLLALVVSKQLSLFALIGYALLAGTIQAFIMPARDSMLSDVAGENLGKAVAGLLIAQWGSQAAGALIGASARFIGIEAAIGIQATLILGSIPLLLLLPSSTAAAAAVKEPLHRALLGGLFEVWRLPVLRIPFLLAVAVGIFTIGPYIVVLPVLVRNYYGGSVGELGLLGTAFPLGTIVGSTIVLRRGLRRKGRAQALALCGSSSFILIISTGIPFAATLACVFLWGISGAIFMNAGRSLFQEKASPSHRGRVLSVYTLGFMGASGLIGAPLAGALLDKMGIHATLAGTAGATLLILFLIFLSGGFTTVDGESA from the coding sequence GTGCCTCGGCGACAACCTTTTCCGATCTTCATGGTCGCCGCATCGCTCTACTTCGCCTCGGTTGGGCTTCAGGGGGTCATTTTTTCCGCGCTCGTGGTCTTCGAACTCAAGGCCGACCCCCTCTGGGTAGGTACAGCGCAAAGTGCCCTGATGCTGCCGTCTGTTTTCTTCGTGCTGATCGGCGGACACGTGGCCGACCTCGTGGACCGTCGCAAGCTTCTTGCGATACTCTGCCTGCTCGCGGGCATCGCGGCCCTGAGCCTTCTGGCTCTGGTGGTCAGCAAGCAACTATCCCTGTTTGCCCTGATTGGCTACGCACTGCTGGCGGGTACGATTCAGGCCTTCATCATGCCGGCCCGGGATTCGATGCTTTCGGATGTCGCCGGGGAAAATCTCGGCAAGGCAGTTGCCGGCCTTCTGATCGCCCAGTGGGGCTCTCAGGCAGCCGGCGCTCTGATCGGAGCATCGGCTCGCTTCATCGGCATTGAAGCGGCCATTGGAATTCAGGCAACCCTCATTCTGGGCAGCATTCCACTGCTCCTGCTTCTGCCATCGTCCACCGCGGCCGCGGCCGCGGTAAAGGAGCCACTCCACCGGGCCCTGCTCGGCGGCCTCTTCGAGGTTTGGCGACTGCCGGTCCTGCGGATTCCTTTTCTTCTGGCCGTGGCCGTCGGCATCTTTACGATCGGGCCCTATATTGTAGTGCTGCCGGTTCTGGTGCGCAATTACTACGGCGGAAGCGTGGGGGAGCTGGGACTTCTCGGGACCGCCTTCCCGCTCGGAACGATTGTCGGCTCGACGATCGTTCTGCGCCGGGGCCTGCGACGCAAGGGGCGTGCTCAGGCCCTCGCCCTTTGCGGCTCCTCGAGTTTTATCCTGATTATTTCTACAGGGATTCCGTTTGCCGCGACTCTCGCCTGCGTTTTTCTCTGGGGCATCAGCGGCGCGATCTTCATGAATGCCGGGCGCTCCCTGTTTCAGGAGAAAGCATCGCCATCGCACCGAGGTCGTGTTCTTTCTGTCTATACGCTCGGTTTCATGGGCGCTTCCGGCCTGATCGGAGCCCCGCTTGCGGGAGCCCTTCTCGACAAAATGGGTATTCATGCGACGCTGGCCGGGACCGCCGGCGCGACACTTTTGATCCTTTTTCTGATCTTTTTGAGCGGTGGTTTCACGACCGTGGACGGAGAATCCGCCTAA
- a CDS encoding DUF934 domain-containing protein — protein MPIIRNRTIVEDDFRTLGAEDPITDGDIIISLERFRAEHDALEKRAGRLGVEIPNDIFADEVLGELETVDLIAIDFPIYRDGRGFSTARLLRRGGFTGELRATGNVLRDQIAFMERCGFDAYQVAPGKSLEQALEGFEDFSVTYQDAISPRTSPRS, from the coding sequence ATGCCGATCATTCGAAACCGAACCATTGTCGAAGACGACTTCCGTACGCTTGGCGCCGAGGATCCGATCACCGACGGAGATATCATCATCTCGCTTGAACGTTTCCGTGCGGAACACGACGCGCTGGAAAAGCGGGCCGGCCGACTCGGAGTCGAGATTCCCAACGATATTTTCGCCGACGAAGTTCTCGGAGAATTGGAAACAGTCGATTTGATCGCGATCGATTTCCCGATCTACCGCGACGGACGCGGATTCAGCACCGCTCGACTCCTTCGCCGGGGCGGCTTCACCGGAGAGCTTCGCGCCACGGGAAATGTCCTGCGGGACCAAATTGCCTTTATGGAGCGTTGCGGCTTTGACGCCTACCAGGTCGCTCCAGGCAAAAGCCTCGAACAAGCACTCGAAGGCTTCGAGGACTTCAGCGTGACCTATCAGGACGCCATCTCGCCCCGGACCAGCCCGCGCAGCTGA
- a CDS encoding DMT family transporter, which yields MTLPPLVAAAVLLSALLHACWNALVKTSGDQMLAQAIIMVGTGAFGCLLISQTSFPWEAWPWLLSSTLVHSIYLFALVRSYSLGDLSQVYPIARGSAPMLIAILAFPLLGESLSLQDCAGILMISGGIFLLATGGVVRNRPAILWSLLTGLLIVAYSLLDGIGVRASENPFGYIGWLALGEALPISVYACWSRRRVLRTNLRQHGVIWFCGGVLAAIGYTIILWAYDRAEMAPVAALRETSVVMAAIIGAWKFGEPLGTRRIVASCIVVIGAALLNT from the coding sequence ATGACCCTGCCCCCGCTGGTCGCGGCAGCCGTCCTCCTCTCGGCGCTCCTGCACGCTTGCTGGAATGCCCTGGTCAAGACCAGCGGCGATCAGATGCTTGCGCAAGCCATCATCATGGTGGGCACCGGGGCTTTTGGTTGCTTGCTGATTTCCCAAACCTCCTTCCCGTGGGAGGCCTGGCCCTGGCTGCTGAGCAGCACTCTGGTGCACTCGATCTATCTATTCGCGCTGGTGAGGTCTTATTCGCTCGGCGATCTAAGCCAGGTCTACCCGATTGCCCGGGGCAGCGCGCCAATGCTGATCGCCATTCTCGCTTTTCCCCTTTTAGGGGAAAGCCTCTCCTTGCAGGATTGCGCAGGAATCTTGATGATCAGTGGGGGCATTTTCCTGCTCGCCACAGGTGGCGTCGTACGGAACCGGCCGGCCATTCTATGGTCCCTGCTGACCGGTCTTCTCATCGTCGCCTACTCTCTGCTCGATGGAATCGGCGTGCGAGCGAGCGAAAACCCCTTCGGTTATATCGGCTGGCTGGCCCTCGGAGAAGCCTTGCCCATCTCGGTCTACGCCTGCTGGTCCCGCCGCCGCGTCCTGCGCACAAATTTGCGCCAACACGGCGTGATCTGGTTTTGCGGCGGGGTTCTCGCCGCCATCGGATATACGATTATCCTTTGGGCTTACGACCGCGCCGAAATGGCTCCGGTGGCAGCCCTGCGCGAGACCAGCGTCGTCATGGCGGCCATCATTGGCGCCTGGAAGTTCGGCGAACCTCTCGGCACACGACGCATCGTCGCCTCCTGCATCGTGGTCATTGGTGCCGCCCTGCTGAATACCTGA